From the genome of Nicotiana sylvestris chromosome 1, ASM39365v2, whole genome shotgun sequence:
CTCCCAGCCTGCATCCCCATTTATGTTGTCATGTGTATAATGTTATTGCAAACATTGTATTCCTCAATGACCCTGATACCAGTTATATGGACCCAGACGATGTTAAGAGGTTCAAGAAGCTCACTGGTCTAGCACATCTTGTTATGGATAAAGATTGCACAAAGTCACAAGCCGGTGTTGATTATGAAGCTCTAAGTAATGTTGGAAAACAGGAGGTATCCAAGCCGGGAGATATCCTCCACTATCCATCAGTAGCTTCTAGTAGCCTACCATATAAGGATACGCCTAGTTGTGGTGAACCTTTTAATGATATACCACTTGATAATGAACAATTTGAACATACTTCCTTTACTAGTCTTTTGAAGGCTGCTTGTGATGAACCATTTAATGGTATGCCACCAGATAATAATGGACAGTTTGACACTACATCTTTTAGTAGTCTCTTAAAGGAAGTTTGTGGCGGACAATTCAACAGTACTCGACCTGATAGCAACGGACAGTTTGATAATACACCTTTTAGTAGTCTCTGGAAGAATGCTGGTGATGGTCAGTTTACTGATGCACCACCAGACACCTCTACGAAATTAAATGGTACTCCGTTTGGTAGTCTCTTTAAAGATGTCCGTCCTCTGACGGACAGTTATACGGGTCCATCATCGGTGCACACCAGCTCTAAGGACTTTGAGCTTAGTATTGTCTTCCTTCCTTCTCGCCCTTCTAAGGAGGAGCTAAGTCACATTGTTGCTGCCACTAAAAGTGGATTTGCGGTGACTGGCAGTGCAGCAAAGGGTAAAATAGGACCAGTTCTAGGACTCTTGGATGTTGGAGAGAGCGAGGACTCTTACTTGTTCCGTGTGTCACTCCCTGGAGTAAAAAGAGATGAAAGTAAGTTATAAATATCATATCAGATATAAATGACACCTGAATTTGTGACAAGTCCAATTTTCTGGTTTCTTCAACATATTTGATTCGCAAAATCCTCTTATAAATTGCAGTCATTCTCATCACAGTTCTGTTGGTTGATTCTCTCAGTACTTCATTGCATTGCATACTGATGCTTCTGGTTTCGCTATCACAGGTCACATCAGCGATTTTTCATCACTAATTAATTCAAAATTTATGGTTAAATGCAGGAGATTTTACTAGTGAAGTGGAGAGTGATGGTAAGGTATTTATCAAGGGAATGACAACAGCTGGTGACAGGACTGTCCGCAAGTACTCCCAAGTATTCGAGATGCAAACTCAGAACCTTTGTCCAACAGGACAATTCTCCATCTCTTTCAAGCTCCCAGGTCCAGTTGATCCTCAACAATTTTCTGGTAATTTCGGCACTGACGGAATTTTTGAGGGAATTGTAAtgaaaacagaaagaaaatgacAGATGGAATAGGGTATATTTTTGCTTTGTTCATTATTAGGCTAGTACCTGTACATATTCTCTTAGCTTATGTCCATAGTATTGTTAATATGATGTATTGTCCTGTGATTCGTAACATGATGGAATGTAACCACCTTACAGTTTCAATCAAAAGCACATTCATTTTGCAAATTTTGTTACTTGTCCTCAACTGGAGGGCTACTCAACACAACCCAACATAGCGGTTTAAGGACCATTCATTTATTCAATTTCAGTCTCCAACAAGCAAAAGCTTTGAAGAATACGAAACTATTGATGTTGTTCTGCAATCTGCATGACTAAGGGTTAAACATATCGAGGATGAAATGAAAGTACAAGAGAGTAAACGTTCCTTCTGTCCTAGCTAAACATTCTTCTCCAAAATTCAACATCAATTTCATATGAAAAGAATAAGGAAAGAACTGGCCTACATGAAACTTGTGTTGACCAGATAATTTCTATTGTATACCATTATATGAATGGATACATAATCCAACTCAATTAGCCACTCAACAATGCGTTGAAAAAATGAAATGATATATTCTTGCATGGAAACCAATAGGATGTCTAACTGGTTTTGTGAACGAGGTTACCGAAGCAGAACCAGTTCTCCAGATTTTGACATAAGGTGCACTGCTAATAAGTGCCAGGCGCTTCATATTCAATCTAGTTACTCATTCAAGAGTTTAGCAGCTCCCACATGGTTCTGTACAAGTGATGGATGAATCGACTGTTCTTGCTCGACGTGTTATACCTCTTTTCAGCACTTCTTTCTCTCTGAAACTCACGCAGAGAACTTGGCAATGACCATGCTTATTAGCATGAAAACAATGTAAAGTCCTACTAGACAGAATCCCCAGAATCTTGGCACCCGGAACCTATTCCAAGTTACTAACAGCAGAGATCCCATCAAGCTTAACAGCAAGAAAACAAAAGCAACCACGATACTGACGTGAAAATGAAGTTCATAAGCTTCTGGATATACATCTGCTGTCTGTATAACCAAAGCTGTTCCAAGCCCGAAAAGCATGTTGAACATAGGTCCGGCAAAACATCCAGCCATGGCCATGGCCGGCTGGCCAGCCTTTGCAACAGCCACGTCTGCAACAAGATCACCAACTGAGTTACCCCATGCAAGTACTGTTAAACCAAGAAATGCAGCAGGCAGTTTCAGGAGCACTCCTAGAACTGCAAGACAGTTGAGGAGCTCCCCAGCAACAGTGGAGATCCAAAATACACTCATCACAAATGCTATAACAACTGCAGGCATTTGCTCTGTTTTAGGGGCCTCCTTTTCAACAATGAAATGAAGAATAGCCAAAGAACAACTAGCACAAAATACAATGAACCATAGAGGAAAATGGGTGTCTGAGAGTAGAAAAGAGATCGGATGATTTAAAGGCACGAAAGATTTGCAGGAAAAGAGAAGTAGGAGGGGACAAAGAGCAATATTGGCAGATAGATAGAATCTACTCCATTCAGAAGGTGCAGTCTGTGGTATAGTGAGTTTAAGGAGCATTGAGACAGGAAGTTTCCAGATTACTGTGACCTGTCaataaagaaaagttaaaatgtCACAATTCATAAAATTGGAATACAAATTTTTTGTGTACCGAAAAATGGCACACTTGCAAATAAATTGGTCTGTATTTACATGGATCTTAAGAAGAACCTAAAAGACTTCACAACACAACAACACTGGACTACCATGGCGTAGAAGTCGAAAGCTGAGAACGTATTTTCACATTAAGCACATTTATCAAAATTTCCTTTCTATGTGGGATATTACATTTATCACATATGAATCATAAGAAATGTTATAGTGATCACAATTCGTATAGCTTAATATAGCGTACCAACTTCTTAGGCATGCGTTTCTATTTGTCAATTGCTTGCCCCTTATTCCATCCTTTTCTTTCACTCGAAAAGCACAAGCATGGAGTTCATTCCACATTTTGGCTTATGTATATGGATCTCCCTATGTAGAGGTCAGTGTCACATTAGAGACTTAACCCTAAAAAGACCCAAGGGTACGGGCAACTGTTCCATAAAGGGGTTGAAAATCATGGGAGATCGAGGCTTAAATCCCAGCAGATACAAAAATGCCACTAGGTGAGTTTTCTCATCTACCTAAACCTTGGCAGACAGAATCACTCACAGAATCACTCGATACCCGTGTTGGCGGGAGCTAGCCGGTACCTAGTGGAATAGTTGAGTCTTGAGTGGTTTGGATCCCACTGTTACatataaaaagaaagaagaaaaagaagaagaagaagagagaggtaAGTAGTAGTATAAGAGTGGTTTCATCCTCTTTGAAGCCACTTCAGGATTACACATTAATTGGAGTAAAAGTAACATTTATCCAGTTAATGAAGTCAATGAGATCCACCATTTGGCTGCAATTTTAGGGGGTAAAGTAGGAGTATTGCCAACAATCTACTTGGGTATGCCACTGGGGGCGAGGAGTAAATCAAAAGGGATATGGAATGGAGTGATTGAGAAGTGTGAAAAAAGCTAGTCAATTGGAAGAACCAATATCTCTCTCTAGGTGGAAGATTGATTTTGATAAATAGTGTTCTTGATGCTTTGCCTACCTATATGATGTCTCTGTTTCCCATTCCTATTAGTGTTGTGAAGAAACCGGATGCTATCAGAAGAAATTTCCTTTGGCAAGGGAATAGTGACATAAAGAAAATGCACTTGGCAAAATGGAGTACTCTTACAACCAGTAAGAAGGAAGGTGGTCTGGGAATCAAGAATTTGAGAATCCAAAACCAAAGCctgatgatgaaatggctatggaGATTTGCTGCTGAAGAACAGTCCTTGTGGAGGGATACTATCAAGATAAAATATGGGATGGATGGTAAATGGACCACTAAAGCTGTGAATAGCACCTATGGAGTCAGTCTATGGAAATCCATAAGAAACTTATGGCCAATGCTCATCAATAAGTCCAGTTTCAAAGTAGGAGATGGTATGAAAACATCCTTTTGGGATGACAAATGGCTAGGGCAAAGGACATTGAAACAACTCTTTCTAGATATTTACAACCTGAATCAGCACCAGGGAGCATGCGTGAGAGAAGAATGGGGCAATCCAGGATGGAATCTTAGCTTCCGAAGACTATTGAATGACTGGGAGGTGGACAGACTAACAGAGTTCTATAACACCCTGGAACAATTCAGGAAGCTTTCAACCAGAGCGGATAGTATGTCTTGGAATAGGAATGCACACGGAATTTTTTTTGTGAACTCAGCATATAAGGAGTTTAACCTGTCAAACAATCAGATTGATTGTTGGCCTAGGAAGATGATATGGAAAGTTAAAATCCCATACAAGGTAGCATGCTTCACATGGTTATTGGCAAAAGAGGCAGTTTTGACTCACGACAATCTCATTAAGAGGGGTTTTCAGTTATGTTCCAGATGTTATTTATGTGGTGAAGAGGCCGAGACAATCAATCATCTCTTTTTACATTGTAGAATGACAGATCAATTATGGAAGATATTCATTAATTTGAGGGGAATCAGGTGGACCATGCCAAGGAGAATCCAGGAAGTCCTAGCTTGTTGGAACAGAGATGTTAACCTTTCAGGGCACAAAGAGAGATGGAAGATTGTCCCAGCTTGCATCTGGTGGACAATCTGGAAAGAGAGAAACCAGAGATGTTTTGAAGATAACAGAAGTTCCATTCAGAAACTGAAGATGAATTGTTTAGTcctattttatttttggtgtaaaCAGGAGTACTTACAAGAAGCTGAATCTATTTACGAAATTTTAGATTACTTATGATAGGTTAAGACTTAGGATCTCAGGCTTCAACTCCCCTTGTAATTATACAGGACTACACTGCTTTGTGTAACCtaaatttattatatatatactaatatgttaccttctcaaaaaaaaaaaaagagtggtcaagtcttcaaaaaaaaaaaaaaaaagagtggtTAAGTCATTGATAAGCCTATATGCTCATTTTTGTCATTAAATATAACTATGTCTATCTTGTATCTTTTTCAGTAATCAATTCTAACTGAGGAGGGTTTAGTACACTCCAAATAGATCGATGTCAAACACTCAATCCTTTGCTTTGCGCTCGCTATCGATAACTCAAAAGGTAAGTATCATTCAGTCCTGCTTTCACTTCCTCATAAGTAAACTTAAAAAGAGCCAATCTATTGTCAACTCAACAAAGCAAAGAATCTCAAAGGAAATTTGAGCACCCGATGCCTAACTCTTCACAGCATATCTTGTAGCATGCATCAACAAACAAATAACAACCTTTATATATCCTCTGCATGAATTACTAAAAAGGGAACTTTACACACTCCAAAAACCTCTAAGTACCATTCAAGTATCTAGTAAGAGTTTGCTTGTTTACATGCATAGTGGAAGTTCCAGAAACACATAGAGAAGGAAAATCATCTATACCTGCCGATCATAAAAAGCAGGGAGATAAAGACTAACTGGAAATTAGAATGCTAGCTGATTATTTCTAGTATAATGACCAATAGCCATTCCATCATGGCTCTATTACGCTATCCACTAAGTTTTTACATCCTAGCCTGGTAGAAATCCAAGATCAATAGCCAGAGTTGATTGCGTTTCATATAAGTTTTCCATTAAGCAATGAAGCTCGCATATTACTTAGATTAACTCCCTAATTCCAACAACTTGCCACTCTCTAGACTACAGTCGTTGCTGAATTTCCCCACTCAAATCTCAGAACCTGAAAATGCTAGCATTTGCAGATGGTTTACTTTTGAGGCCGAGATAGAAGGACACAACAACTTAGCTTTGCAGCATCATTTGTCAAGATCATGATGTTCAGACAAAGGTAATCTAGACAAACGTGACTTTTGGCACAGAATGTGGGGCAAATTTTCAGTAATCATCTTCACTATGTCACAAATGCAACCTCAAAATTCTAGCAGACAGCACATATAATCATAACGTTACTAAGTAACATAAAAACATCGTTGAGTACCAATTTTTTTCTCATTGCTACAAGATGGATTTTTCATTAACACTAGACTCGTCTCCAACCCACCAAACATATCCTCTTTCAAGCCTATGGAGCTAGTACAAGGTCGTAGTTTGATCTCAATACTTTAATCGGATTTAATCATATTTCACAGCAATGCACAACAGAACCAAATCGTTCCCTACACAAGAGGAATGCCGACAATCCTATTAGACCCCAATCCCTCTCATCAGCTCCTTATTTTATTGTTTATAGTATCTTTTTGGTCCAGCAAATGTTCAATCTTCTCCTTCTTAAACAATTGCATACCAATTGGTGTCTTCATAATTAAAGCATACAAGCAAGACCACAAACAACAGGAAGTTAAGCAATTTTACACCCTAAGATGGTTCAAAATGCTCAATATATCATCTATCAAATGCCAATACAGTTGCCAGGTAAAATGAATAATTCACTAAAACATGAAATCGCCATATGTGTAAGCTGGCAAAATTTAGAATATACCTTTTCGATAACTTGCCAAGACCCAGTAGTTTGCTTCTTTCCATCTTCTAAAGTTCCCAAAACTTTGCCTTTTTCAGAATCCAACTCAATAACCCCTACATGAACTTCATCATTTCTAACCAAACCAACCTCACCTCCAGACTTAGCACCCTTCCCTTTCTCACCACCCATCCCAAAGTCCATATAAAACACAAACCCAACAAAAAATAGATAAAACCCAACAAACCCAATAGCTTGCCATAGGAAAATCTCAGCACTTAAGTACACATAAAAAAGGAACAAAGCAGCAGTTAAATAAAACATCACATCCCTCACAAAAGGAGCAGGATCAACAGGAAAAGGCGCTGCGTAAATCGCCACAAACCCAACCACAAAAGCAGAGACAAAAGTCCCTGCTGAAAGAATAGCACCAAAACCAGTTCTTGCTTGGCCTCCCCTAACTGCAGCCACAGATGCAAAAACATCAGGGGCACCATTTCCTAAAGCCAAAAGGGTCACTGCACCCATTGAAGGTGACAACCTAAGATGGGAAGAAAGCTTAGTAACCACAACAGAAAAGTAATCTTGAGCAGTTTTAATGAGGATGTAGAACTGTAGAAATACACAAAAGGTGAAAAAAGGGATGGATAAAAATGGGTTTTCTTGGAAGAGACAATAGTGGAAGGAAAAGTAGTTAAAGATTCCATTGGAGTCAGTGAAATTGCAGGGAGAAGGATTTGATTTTTGGACATTGAAGAGGGACCTGTGGGGAGATTTGGGAATAGGATTTGGGGAATATTGGacgatgaagaagaagaggagaatgGTGAGGAGGAACAGTGAGGTTAGAGTGGTGTTGAAGTAGGAGAAATTGAAGGCCATGCCATTCCAGATTATTATTGGAGTTGAAGATCAAGACTCGCTTTTTGATGAGAAGTATTAACGCGTTTTCGTGTTTATGGAATGGAGTATAACTTCACTGCCTGTGAGAATAATTGAGATCAACTAGATCCGATTAAGCTCGAAATTACTAAAAAATTAGTAGATAAATTACTAAAAATATagatttgttataaatatattatattgtggatgttcatttagtactccattgtaAATAATCTTAcggaagaagcttatccatatgggactccaccgtaaatatatttatctatttagtactctattgaaaatcacttcggtacccgattatggataaacattaccctaggtagaagattatccatatcgggtataataagcttatccattcagtattccgttatggataaacagtgctctcagtagaagattatccacatttggtatagtagcagcttacacagcagcttgcagtagcagcttacatagcaacttgcagtagcagcttgtagtagcagcttacacagcaacttcctttcttctataaatagaagagatttcagttcattatgtacatcagtttgaattcgaataatatatcagtttctctctatacttgtctttactttatagtctttattttataacacgttatcagcacgagactctgccatctcgagcaaatattttgaaagtatctgaggtaagaactttcttttcctaaataatgtcaaatctttctaaacttgaatttgtagccctggatatatcgggcaaaagctacatgtcttgggtgcttgatgctgaaattcatcttgatgcgatgggtctggcagacaccatcaaagacaaaaatcaggcatcaaaccaagaccgtgccaaagcaatgatattcctacgccatcaccttgatgagggcttgaaaatggaatatcttactgttaaagatccagtcatactgtggaataatttgaaagatagatatgaccacctgaagatggtcgttcttccacaggcacgatatgattggactcatctaaggctacaagattttaaatctatcagtgagtataattctgctatgttcagaattatttcccaattgaagttatgtggtgataatattactgatcatgatatgttggagaaaactttcaccacttttcatgcctcgaatatgctcctgcagcagcaatatcgagagatgggatttaaaaagtattctgaacttatctcacatcttc
Proteins encoded in this window:
- the LOC104220254 gene encoding increased DNA methylation 2-like, which produces MDKNFWGLVPTDDQFFLLYFITGAYFGPDLQGEYRKKSVLQRKYLGLPPYISNELAGSCLRTIEVERVYYHALRKADRSVVLSQPWLHQFFHGMLPTLYHGQAAAYPRFCDLFPPSLHPHLCCHVYNVIANIVFLNDPDTSYMDPDDVKRFKKLTGLAHLVMDKDCTKSQAGVDYEALSNVGKQEVSKPGDILHYPSVASSSLPYKDTPSCGEPFNDIPLDNEQFEHTSFTSLLKAACDEPFNGMPPDNNGQFDTTSFSSLLKEVCGGQFNSTRPDSNGQFDNTPFSSLWKNAGDGQFTDAPPDTSTKLNGTPFGSLFKDVRPLTDSYTGPSSVHTSSKDFELSIVFLPSRPSKEELSHIVAATKSGFAVTGSAAKGKIGPVLGLLDVGESEDSYLFRVSLPGVKRDERDFTSEVESDGKVFIKGMTTAGDRTVRKYSQVFEMQTQNLCPTGQFSISFKLPGPVDPQQFSGNFGTDGIFEGIVMKTERK
- the LOC104220255 gene encoding cation/calcium exchanger 5, which gives rise to MAFNFSYFNTTLTSLFLLTILLFFFIVQYSPNPIPKSPHRSLFNVQKSNPSPCNFTDSNGIFNYFSFHYCLFQENPFLSIPFFTFCVFLQFYILIKTAQDYFSVVVTKLSSHLRLSPSMGAVTLLALGNGAPDVFASVAAVRGGQARTGFGAILSAGTFVSAFVVGFVAIYAAPFPVDPAPFVRDVMFYLTAALFLFYVYLSAEIFLWQAIGFVGFYLFFVGFVFYMDFGMGGEKGKGAKSGGEVGLVRNDEVHVGVIELDSEKGKVLGTLEDGKKQTTGSWQVIEKVTVIWKLPVSMLLKLTIPQTAPSEWSRFYLSANIALCPLLLLFSCKSFVPLNHPISFLLSDTHFPLWFIVFCASCSLAILHFIVEKEAPKTEQMPAVVIAFVMSVFWISTVAGELLNCLAVLGVLLKLPAAFLGLTVLAWGNSVGDLVADVAVAKAGQPAMAMAGCFAGPMFNMLFGLGTALVIQTADVYPEAYELHFHVSIVVAFVFLLLSLMGSLLLVTWNRFRVPRFWGFCLVGLYIVFMLISMVIAKFSA